In a single window of the Lasioglossum baleicum chromosome 10, iyLasBale1, whole genome shotgun sequence genome:
- the LOC143213105 gene encoding tyrosine-protein kinase CSK isoform X2 encodes MPTYHNAGGGYPNVSAPARQAKLDGNQNHHTIPSNVTSHPLLQNNSTTTPQQHNVPSNLSASNIPSHPPVSPTMTTHSNVTAPNLTSHMNTGSPPVILTTNTTNPSNPAALAVNPRHEVKLNAMPWFHGKISRETAERLLRPREDGLFLVRESTNFPGDYTLCVCYQGRVQHYRVKYKNNQLTIDDEEFFENLALLVEHYEQDADGLCTQLTKSLPKQGKQDFCVDPKAFMEAGWVIQTHELELRECIGKGEFGDVLLGVYRGERVAVKMLKDNSEAAQRFLAEASLMTSLIHDNLVKLLGLVFNNQHMYLVTEYMSKGSLVDYLRSRGRLHVSKKDQINFAYDTCAGMAYLESRHVVHRDLAARNVLVAEDNSAKVSDFGLARDENFSLEGGKLPIKWTAPEALKQNKFSNKSDMWSFGILLWEIYSFGRVPYPRIPLADVVKCVEKGYKMEQPDGCPHEVYDIMRQAWDLQPEKRPTFYDIKIVLGQLKAEYTKGVN; translated from the exons ATGCCAACGTACCACAATGCGGGTGGCGGATACCCGAATGTGTCAGCGCCAGCGCGGCAAGCGAAGCTCGACGGCAACCAGAATCACCATACGATCCCCTCAAACGTAACGTCCCATCCCCTACTACAGAACAACAGCACAACAACACCGCAACAACACAACGTTCCTTCCAACTTGTCTGCAAGCAACATTCCGTCCCATCCACCAGTATCACCGACAATGACTACGCATTCGAACGTCACCGCTCCAAATCTAACCAGTCACATGAACACTGGATCACCGCCGGTGATTCTCACCACGAACACCACAAATCCTAGCAATCCCGCCGCGTTAGCGGTCAATCCGAGACACGAGGTCAAACTGAACGCTATGCC ATGGTTTCACGGGAAGATATCGCGGGAAACTGCGGAGAGATTGCTGCGACCGAGGGAGGACGGTCTGTTCCTGGTCCGGGAATCGACGAACTTCCCGGGGGACTATACGCTGTGCGTGTGCTACCAGGGCCGGGTGCAGCACTACCGTGTCAAATACAAGAACAATCAGCTAACAATCGACGATGAGGAGTTCTTCGAGAACCTGGCGTTGCTGGTGGAACACTACGAGCAGGACGCGGACGGTTTGTGCACGCAGCTGACCAAGTCCTTGCCGAAGCAAGGCAAGCAGGACTTCTGCGTGGACCCTAAAGCGTTCATGGAGGCTGGCTGGGTGATCCAGACCCATGAGCTCGAACTAAGGGAGTGTATCGGCAAGGGTGAGTTCGGGGACGTGTTGCTGGGTGTCTATCGAGGGGAGAGGGTCGCCGTCAAGATGCTCAAGGACAACAGCGAGGCGGCGCAGAGATTTCTAGCCGAGGCGAGCTTGATGACTTCGCTGATCCACGACAACCTGGTCAAGCTGCTCGGCCTCGTCTTTAACAATCAACACATGTACCTGGTTACGGAGTATATGAGCAAAGGATCCCTGGTGGATTACCTCAGATCACGGGGCAGATTGCACGTTTCCAAAAAGGATCAGATCAACTTCGCGTA TGACACGTGCGCTGGCATGGCGTATTTAGAGTCCAGACACGTAGTGCACAGAGATCTGGCCGCGAGAAATGTTCTTGTCGCGGAGGACAACTCTGCgaaagtgtccgacttcggaCTGGCGCGGGACGAGAACTTTTCTCTAGAGGGCGGCAAACTACCCATCAAATGGACTGCACCAGAGGCTTTAAAGCAGAAT AAGTTTTCAAATAAGTCTGATATGTGGAGCTTCGGAATACTCTTGTGGGAGATCTATTCCTTCGGGCGTGTACCGTACCCGCGAATT CCATTGGCAGACGTTGTAAAATGCGTGGAGAAAGGCTACAAAATGGAGCAACCGGACGGTTGTCCGCACGAGGTTTACGACATTATGAGACAA GCATGGGACTTACAGCCTGAAAAGCGACCTACGTTTTACGATATAAAAATAGTGCTGGGTCAACTGAAAGCCGAGTACACCAAAGGTGTGAATTAA